A part of Leifsonia xyli subsp. xyli str. CTCB07 genomic DNA contains:
- a CDS encoding glycoside hydrolase family 28 protein yields the protein MAATPTTSTVAAGDRRDVTEPSAPDTVCATVTARLSMPGGKASDAGEASPPDTARIQHALDACAQKGTDVVAVRLSPTPDAAAFLSGPLTVREGEVLLVDAGVVLYASRNPADYQVDDHPACGTISKKGGGCAPFVTLAGAHSGIESVPAADRSQGRIDGRGGSTMLGAARSWWGLAAAAKGHGTQNVPRLIQARGVDDVVLHDVDLVDAPGFHVSYQNGDGLTVWGVRIQTPAAARNTDGIDPAGAQDVTIADSWIMDGDDGIAIKALSAPSAHISVIRDHFFGTHGISIGSETEAGVSDVFVSDVTVSGTDAFGNVSASSAGIRIKSSPKAGGLVQQVTYRNVCVDAVKAPIQFDPNYANRTGSTVPWFTDIVIDGFRSSNSPTNAESMLKGLDEAHPLALTMSNAVVDARHVTVALATISASGVTFGGLPLAVNRPGVDVTITPGQPNAPTCTLPTYPAP from the coding sequence TTGGCAGCGACCCCGACGACCTCGACGGTCGCCGCGGGCGACCGTCGAGACGTGACGGAACCGAGCGCCCCCGACACGGTGTGCGCCACCGTGACCGCGCGGCTTTCCATGCCCGGCGGGAAGGCGAGCGACGCGGGTGAGGCATCGCCGCCCGACACCGCGCGCATCCAGCACGCGCTCGATGCGTGCGCGCAGAAAGGGACGGACGTCGTCGCCGTGCGTCTGAGCCCAACGCCGGATGCGGCGGCTTTCCTGAGTGGGCCACTGACCGTGCGCGAGGGGGAGGTGCTGCTGGTGGACGCGGGAGTTGTCCTCTATGCATCGCGCAATCCCGCCGACTACCAGGTCGACGACCACCCGGCCTGCGGCACCATCTCCAAGAAGGGCGGCGGATGTGCGCCCTTCGTCACTCTCGCGGGTGCGCACAGCGGCATCGAGTCGGTCCCTGCGGCCGACAGGTCGCAGGGGCGCATCGACGGCCGCGGCGGGAGCACGATGCTGGGCGCGGCGCGGAGCTGGTGGGGTCTCGCGGCTGCCGCGAAGGGCCACGGGACGCAAAACGTGCCGCGGCTCATTCAGGCACGCGGGGTCGACGACGTCGTACTGCACGATGTCGACCTCGTCGACGCGCCGGGATTCCACGTCTCGTATCAGAACGGCGACGGCCTGACCGTGTGGGGTGTGCGCATCCAGACGCCGGCGGCCGCCCGCAATACCGACGGCATCGACCCCGCCGGTGCGCAGGACGTGACGATCGCCGACTCGTGGATCATGGACGGTGACGACGGCATCGCGATCAAGGCTCTTTCTGCTCCCTCCGCCCATATCTCCGTCATCCGGGACCATTTCTTCGGAACCCACGGGATCTCGATCGGCAGCGAGACGGAGGCGGGGGTCAGCGACGTGTTCGTGTCGGACGTCACGGTCAGCGGCACGGATGCGTTCGGCAACGTCAGCGCCTCATCGGCGGGCATCCGGATCAAGAGCTCGCCCAAGGCGGGCGGCCTCGTGCAGCAGGTGACGTATCGGAACGTGTGCGTCGACGCCGTCAAGGCGCCGATCCAGTTCGATCCGAACTACGCGAACAGGACGGGCTCGACGGTGCCGTGGTTCACCGACATCGTGATCGACGGGTTCCGGTCGTCGAACTCGCCGACCAACGCCGAGAGCATGCTCAAGGGACTCGACGAAGCGCATCCGCTCGCCCTGACGATGTCGAACGCCGTCGTGGACGCGCGTCACGTGACGGTCGCACTCGCGACCATCTCGGCATCCGGAGTGACGTTCGGGGGCTTGCCGCTTGCCGTCAACCGGCCCGGCGTGGACGTGACGATAACTCCGGGGCAGCCGAACGCGCCCACCTGCACCTTACCGACCTATCCCGCCCCCTGA
- a CDS encoding Hsp20/alpha crystallin family protein has translation MSNSFDVLSQLDRFASSVFDTARSPRVMPVDLFREGDQYVLSADLPGIDPDSVDLDVDGQLLTIRAERLAPSSENVKWLVHERPYGSYMRQFTLGDGVDVEKITANYEHGVLSVIVPMAERAKPRKIQIGSARGRKEVGA, from the coding sequence ATGTCAAATTCGTTCGATGTTTTGAGCCAGCTCGACCGCTTCGCGTCTAGCGTGTTCGACACGGCCCGGTCGCCCCGGGTGATGCCGGTCGACCTTTTCCGCGAAGGTGATCAGTACGTTCTCAGTGCTGATCTTCCGGGTATTGATCCTGATTCCGTTGACCTTGATGTTGATGGTCAGTTGCTCACGATTCGGGCGGAGCGTCTCGCACCGTCGAGTGAGAACGTCAAGTGGCTTGTGCATGAGCGACCGTATGGTTCGTATATGCGCCAGTTCACTCTCGGTGACGGTGTGGATGTGGAGAAGATCACGGCTAATTATGAGCACGGTGTTCTCTCGGTCATCGTTCCGATGGCTGAGCGTGCCAAGCCGCGGAAGATTCAGATCGGCTCGGCGCGAGGGCGGAAGGAGGTCGGCGCATGA
- a CDS encoding IS30-like element ISLxx5 family transposase: MQGRVPGAAEQRALAPRSGGTSRNQPEHGIPLGQSNGRRIYPDGRVVDYKDRVPVVVDPVQRASMRSLEAALHPRFLSLQERELIRDLTRAGLSLCRVAAKLGRSVSTISREIRRNQLPGEGGYHPYVAHRKAASRRPRPKATRLVRNPQLRSYVQRKLTLRWSPEQISRSLIREFPGDAEMRVAHETIYQAFYVQGRGQLRRELTMVLRTGRAKRKPHRSGAARRHRFADPMVMISDRPAEIEDRAVPGHWEGDLIIGGHRNSAIGTLVERSTRFVMLIHLPIDRTAESVRDGLISAVKTLPRELRRSITWDQGSEMAAHKSFTIATDIPVYFCDPASPWQRGSNENTNGLLRQYFPKGKGTDLARFTATDLTNVAHELNTRPRKTLGWETPAERLAKLLAS, translated from the coding sequence ATGCAAGGACGAGTACCTGGAGCTGCGGAGCAGCGGGCTCTCGCGCCGCGAAGCGGTGGGACGAGTCGGAATCAGCCCGAACACGGGATACCTCTGGGACAGTCGAACGGGCGACGCATTTATCCAGATGGTCGCGTGGTCGATTACAAAGACAGGGTGCCTGTCGTTGTTGATCCTGTTCAGCGGGCGTCGATGCGTTCGCTCGAAGCCGCACTCCACCCACGATTCCTCTCCCTGCAGGAGCGTGAGCTGATCCGGGACCTGACCAGGGCCGGCCTTTCGTTGTGTCGGGTCGCGGCCAAGCTTGGTCGCTCGGTGTCGACGATCAGTCGAGAGATTCGCCGGAATCAGCTTCCTGGAGAGGGCGGCTACCATCCATACGTGGCGCATCGGAAAGCGGCCAGCCGCCGACCGCGACCGAAAGCCACGAGGCTGGTCCGCAATCCGCAGCTGCGCAGTTACGTTCAACGGAAGCTGACGCTACGTTGGTCGCCGGAGCAGATCAGCCGGTCGCTGATCCGCGAGTTCCCCGGCGATGCGGAGATGCGCGTGGCGCACGAGACGATCTATCAAGCCTTCTACGTGCAGGGCCGTGGACAACTCCGCCGCGAGCTCACGATGGTGCTGCGGACCGGCCGGGCCAAGCGGAAACCGCATCGTTCTGGCGCCGCTCGCAGACATCGTTTCGCGGATCCGATGGTAATGATCTCCGACCGTCCCGCCGAAATCGAGGACCGCGCCGTTCCCGGACATTGGGAAGGCGACCTCATCATCGGCGGACACCGCAACAGCGCCATCGGCACCCTCGTGGAACGCTCCACCCGGTTCGTGATGCTGATCCATCTCCCCATCGATCGCACCGCAGAATCCGTCCGGGACGGACTGATCAGCGCCGTCAAGACACTCCCACGCGAACTCCGTCGCTCGATCACCTGGGACCAGGGCTCGGAAATGGCAGCTCACAAGTCGTTCACGATAGCCACCGACATCCCGGTCTACTTCTGCGACCCCGCGAGTCCCTGGCAACGCGGCAGCAACGAGAACACCAACGGACTCCTTCGCCAATACTTCCCCAAGGGAAAGGGAACAGACCTCGCCCGATTCACCGCAACCGACCTGACGAACGTCGCCCACGAGCTCAACACCCGCCCACGCAAAACGCTCGGCTGGGAAACCCCAGCCGAACGCCTCGCTAAACTACTCGCCAGCTAA
- a CDS encoding GH25 family lysozyme, which translates to MVSAVIAAILAVGLGGSLSASATEPDRGAGDPTQDHAGSTLAHDDSMLARDGSSQELRQRPRPIPPLDYVPGDDVSGWQTDVNWSDAASKGARFVYIKATEDDDYVSPQYETQWKGAQDAGLYRGSYHFARPFESSGHVQAEHFMNTIHNWKPTQRILPPMIDLEHRCSDLKKRWAVRKCEKITPKVMVQWIQDFVSTVERRTGGVKPVIYTTLAWWIEYTGNTTKFSSYPLFIANWRWDVSTGPGALPGGWTGTGWTLWQHGDDTTRYTYLKDLLPGDQDFFHGNMQALERFSNLPPLT; encoded by the coding sequence ATGGTCTCGGCCGTGATAGCTGCGATCCTGGCGGTGGGGCTCGGTGGTTCCTTGTCCGCCTCGGCGACGGAGCCGGACAGAGGCGCTGGCGATCCCACCCAAGACCACGCTGGTAGCACGCTCGCTCATGACGACAGCATGCTCGCTCGCGATGGAAGCTCCCAAGAGTTGCGGCAACGACCGCGACCAATTCCGCCTTTGGATTATGTGCCTGGCGATGATGTGAGTGGTTGGCAGACCGACGTCAACTGGAGCGATGCGGCGTCGAAGGGCGCCCGTTTCGTTTACATCAAAGCGACCGAGGACGACGACTACGTGAGCCCCCAGTACGAGACGCAGTGGAAGGGAGCCCAAGATGCCGGGCTTTATCGCGGGTCTTACCACTTTGCACGACCGTTCGAGTCGAGCGGCCACGTGCAGGCGGAGCACTTTATGAACACCATCCACAACTGGAAGCCCACTCAGCGTATCCTGCCGCCGATGATCGACCTGGAGCACCGTTGCAGCGACCTGAAGAAGCGTTGGGCGGTCAGGAAATGCGAGAAGATAACCCCGAAGGTCATGGTGCAGTGGATCCAAGACTTCGTCTCCACCGTGGAGAGGAGGACGGGTGGTGTGAAGCCGGTCATTTACACTACCTTGGCTTGGTGGATTGAGTACACCGGAAACACCACGAAATTCTCCTCCTACCCGTTGTTCATCGCCAACTGGAGGTGGGACGTGTCGACCGGTCCCGGCGCACTGCCCGGCGGGTGGACAGGGACCGGCTGGACGCTGTGGCAGCACGGGGACGACACGACCAGGTACACGTATCTGAAGGATCTCCTGCCCGGGGACCAGGACTTCTTCCACGGCAACATGCAGGCGCTAGAACGATTCTCCAATTTGCCGCCATTGACCTGA
- a CDS encoding DUF3761 domain-containing protein, whose amino-acid sequence MPQPIAPGNGATALCNDGTYSYAAHHQGACSHHGGVAHFYK is encoded by the coding sequence GTGCCCCAGCCGATCGCCCCGGGAAATGGTGCCACCGCACTGTGCAACGATGGCACGTACTCTTATGCCGCCCACCATCAGGGGGCGTGCTCACACCATGGTGGCGTCGCGCATTTCTACAAGTAA